In Neomonachus schauinslandi chromosome 6, ASM220157v2, whole genome shotgun sequence, a genomic segment contains:
- the MDM4 gene encoding protein Mdm4 isoform X4 yields the protein MTSFSTSAQCSTSDSACRISPEQTNQVRPKQPLLKILQAAGAQGEMFTVKEVVEVGKNDDLEDSKSLSDDTDVEVTSEDEWQCTECKKFNSPSKRYCFRCWALRKDWYSDCSKLTHSLSTSDITAIPEKKENEGIDVPDCRRTISAPVVRPKDVYTKEEKNPKLFDPCSSVEFLDLAHSSESQETISSMGEQSDNLFEQRTDTENMEDCQNLLKPCSLCEKRPRDGNIIHGRTGHLVTCFHCARRLKKAGASCPICKKEIQLVIKVFIA from the exons ATGACATCATTTTCCACCTCTGCCCAGTGTTCAACTTCTGACAGTGCTTGCAGGATCTCTCCAGAACAAACCAATCAG GTACGACCAAAACAGCCACTTTTGAAGATTTTGCAGGCAGCAGGTGCACAAGGTGAAATGTTCACTGTTAAAGAG GTGGTTGAAGTGGGAAAAAATGATGACCTTGAGGACTCTAAGTCCCTAAGTGATGATACTGATGTAGAAGTTACCTCCGAG GATGAGTGGCAGTGTACTGAGTGCAAGAAATTTAACTCTCCAAGCAAGAGGTACTGTTTTCGTTGCTGGGCGTTGAGGAAGGATTGGTATTCGGATTGTTCTAAGTTAACCCATTCTCTCTCCACGTCTGATATCACTGCCATacctgaaaagaaggaaaatgaaggaattgaCGTCCCTGATTGCCGAAGAACCATATCAGCTCCAGTTGTTAGACCTAAAGATGTAtatacaaaggaagaaaaaaaccccaaacttttTGATCCCTGCAGCTCAGTGGAATTCTTGGATTTGGCCCACAGTTCGGAAAGCCAGGAAACCATATCAAGCATGGGAGAACAATCAGATAACCTTTTCGAACAGagaacagatacagaaaacatGGAGGATTGCCAGAATCTCTTGAAGCCATGTAGTCTGTGTGAGAAAAGACCACGAGATGGGAACATTATTCATGGGAGGACAGGGCATCTTGTCACTTGTTTTCACTGTGCCAGAAGATTGAAGAAGGCTGGGGCTTCATGCCCTATTTGCAAGAAAGAGATTCAGTTGGTTATTAAGGTTTTTATAGCATAG
- the MDM4 gene encoding protein Mdm4 isoform X2, with translation MTSFSTSAQCSTSDSACRISPEQTNQVRPKQPLLKILQAAGAQGEMFTVKEVMHYLGQYIMVKQLYDQQEQHMVYCGGDLLGELLGRQSFSVKDPSPLYDMLRKNLVTLASATTDAAQTLALAQDHSMDIPSQDQLKQSAEESSSSRKRMEEGNIPTLPTSQHKCRNSREDEDFIKNLTQDETSKLDLGFEEWDVAGLPWWFLGNLRSNYTPRSNGSTDLQTNQVVEVGKNDDLEDSKSLSDDTDVEVTSEDEWQCTECKKFNSPSKRYCFRCWALRKDWYSDCSKLTHSLSTSDITAIPEKKENEGIDVPDCRRTISAPVVRPKDVYTKEEKNPKLFDPCSSVEFLDLAHSSESQETISSMGEQSDNLFEQRTDTENMEDCQNLLKPCSLCEKRPRDGNIIHGRTGHLVTCFHCARRLKKAGASCPICKKEIQLVIKVFIA, from the exons ATGACATCATTTTCCACCTCTGCCCAGTGTTCAACTTCTGACAGTGCTTGCAGGATCTCTCCAGAACAAACCAATCAG GTACGACCAAAACAGCCACTTTTGAAGATTTTGCAGGCAGCAGGTGCACAAGGTGAAATGTTCACTGTTAAAGAG GTCATGCACTACCTAGGCCAGTACATAATGGTGAAGCAGCTTTATGATCAGCAGGAGCAGCATATGGTGTATTGTGGTGGAGACCTTTTGGGGGAACTACTAGGACGTCAGAGCTTCTCCGTGAAAGATCCAAG CCCTCTCTatgatatgctaagaaagaatCTTGTCACTTTAGCCTCTGCTACTACAG ATGCCGCTCAGACTCTCGCTCTCGCACAGGATCACAGTATGGATATTCCAAGTCAAGACCAACTGAAG caaagtGCAGAAGAAAGTTCCAGTTccaggaaaagaatggaagaaggcAATATTCCTACACTGCCTACCTCACAACATAAATGCAGAAATTCTAGAGAAG ATGAAGACTTCATAAAAAACTTAACGCAAGATGAGACATCTAAGCTGGACCTTGGGTTTGAGGAGTGGGATGTAGCTGGGCTGCCTTGGTGGTTTTTAGGAAACCTGAGGAGCAACTATACACCTAGAAGTAATGGCTCGACTGATTTACAGACAAATCAG GTGGTTGAAGTGGGAAAAAATGATGACCTTGAGGACTCTAAGTCCCTAAGTGATGATACTGATGTAGAAGTTACCTCCGAG GATGAGTGGCAGTGTACTGAGTGCAAGAAATTTAACTCTCCAAGCAAGAGGTACTGTTTTCGTTGCTGGGCGTTGAGGAAGGATTGGTATTCGGATTGTTCTAAGTTAACCCATTCTCTCTCCACGTCTGATATCACTGCCATacctgaaaagaaggaaaatgaaggaattgaCGTCCCTGATTGCCGAAGAACCATATCAGCTCCAGTTGTTAGACCTAAAGATGTAtatacaaaggaagaaaaaaaccccaaacttttTGATCCCTGCAGCTCAGTGGAATTCTTGGATTTGGCCCACAGTTCGGAAAGCCAGGAAACCATATCAAGCATGGGAGAACAATCAGATAACCTTTTCGAACAGagaacagatacagaaaacatGGAGGATTGCCAGAATCTCTTGAAGCCATGTAGTCTGTGTGAGAAAAGACCACGAGATGGGAACATTATTCATGGGAGGACAGGGCATCTTGTCACTTGTTTTCACTGTGCCAGAAGATTGAAGAAGGCTGGGGCTTCATGCCCTATTTGCAAGAAAGAGATTCAGTTGGTTATTAAGGTTTTTATAGCATAG
- the MDM4 gene encoding protein Mdm4 isoform X5, whose amino-acid sequence MTSFSTSAQCSTSDSACRISPEQTNQENEGIDVPDCRRTISAPVVRPKDVYTKEEKNPKLFDPCSSVEFLDLAHSSESQETISSMGEQSDNLFEQRTDTENMEDCQNLLKPCSLCEKRPRDGNIIHGRTGHLVTCFHCARRLKKAGASCPICKKEIQLVIKVFIA is encoded by the exons ATGACATCATTTTCCACCTCTGCCCAGTGTTCAACTTCTGACAGTGCTTGCAGGATCTCTCCAGAACAAACCAATCAG gaaaatgaaggaattgaCGTCCCTGATTGCCGAAGAACCATATCAGCTCCAGTTGTTAGACCTAAAGATGTAtatacaaaggaagaaaaaaaccccaaacttttTGATCCCTGCAGCTCAGTGGAATTCTTGGATTTGGCCCACAGTTCGGAAAGCCAGGAAACCATATCAAGCATGGGAGAACAATCAGATAACCTTTTCGAACAGagaacagatacagaaaacatGGAGGATTGCCAGAATCTCTTGAAGCCATGTAGTCTGTGTGAGAAAAGACCACGAGATGGGAACATTATTCATGGGAGGACAGGGCATCTTGTCACTTGTTTTCACTGTGCCAGAAGATTGAAGAAGGCTGGGGCTTCATGCCCTATTTGCAAGAAAGAGATTCAGTTGGTTATTAAGGTTTTTATAGCATAG
- the MDM4 gene encoding protein Mdm4 isoform X3, giving the protein MTSFSTSAQCSTSDSACRISPEQTNQDHSMDIPSQDQLKQSAEESSSSRKRMEEGNIPTLPTSQHKCRNSREDEDFIKNLTQDETSKLDLGFEEWDVAGLPWWFLGNLRSNYTPRSNGSTDLQTNQDIGTAIVSDTTDDLWFLNESVSEQFGVGIKVEAADTEQTSEEVGKVRDKKVVEVGKNDDLEDSKSLSDDTDVEVTSEDEWQCTECKKFNSPSKRYCFRCWALRKDWYSDCSKLTHSLSTSDITAIPEKKENEGIDVPDCRRTISAPVVRPKDVYTKEEKNPKLFDPCSSVEFLDLAHSSESQETISSMGEQSDNLFEQRTDTENMEDCQNLLKPCSLCEKRPRDGNIIHGRTGHLVTCFHCARRLKKAGASCPICKKEIQLVIKVFIA; this is encoded by the exons ATGACATCATTTTCCACCTCTGCCCAGTGTTCAACTTCTGACAGTGCTTGCAGGATCTCTCCAGAACAAACCAATCAG GATCACAGTATGGATATTCCAAGTCAAGACCAACTGAAG caaagtGCAGAAGAAAGTTCCAGTTccaggaaaagaatggaagaaggcAATATTCCTACACTGCCTACCTCACAACATAAATGCAGAAATTCTAGAGAAG ATGAAGACTTCATAAAAAACTTAACGCAAGATGAGACATCTAAGCTGGACCTTGGGTTTGAGGAGTGGGATGTAGCTGGGCTGCCTTGGTGGTTTTTAGGAAACCTGAGGAGCAACTATACACCTAGAAGTAATGGCTCGACTGATTTACAGACAAATCAG gATATAGGTACTGCCATTGTTTCAGACACCACAGATGATTTGTGGTTTTTGAATGAGTCTGTATCAGAGCAATTTGGTGTGGGAATAAAAGTTGAAGCTGCAGACACTGAACAAACAAGTGAAGAAGTAGGAAAAGTAAGAGACAAAAAG GTGGTTGAAGTGGGAAAAAATGATGACCTTGAGGACTCTAAGTCCCTAAGTGATGATACTGATGTAGAAGTTACCTCCGAG GATGAGTGGCAGTGTACTGAGTGCAAGAAATTTAACTCTCCAAGCAAGAGGTACTGTTTTCGTTGCTGGGCGTTGAGGAAGGATTGGTATTCGGATTGTTCTAAGTTAACCCATTCTCTCTCCACGTCTGATATCACTGCCATacctgaaaagaaggaaaatgaaggaattgaCGTCCCTGATTGCCGAAGAACCATATCAGCTCCAGTTGTTAGACCTAAAGATGTAtatacaaaggaagaaaaaaaccccaaacttttTGATCCCTGCAGCTCAGTGGAATTCTTGGATTTGGCCCACAGTTCGGAAAGCCAGGAAACCATATCAAGCATGGGAGAACAATCAGATAACCTTTTCGAACAGagaacagatacagaaaacatGGAGGATTGCCAGAATCTCTTGAAGCCATGTAGTCTGTGTGAGAAAAGACCACGAGATGGGAACATTATTCATGGGAGGACAGGGCATCTTGTCACTTGTTTTCACTGTGCCAGAAGATTGAAGAAGGCTGGGGCTTCATGCCCTATTTGCAAGAAAGAGATTCAGTTGGTTATTAAGGTTTTTATAGCATAG
- the MDM4 gene encoding protein Mdm4 isoform X1, translating to MTSFSTSAQCSTSDSACRISPEQTNQVRPKQPLLKILQAAGAQGEMFTVKEVMHYLGQYIMVKQLYDQQEQHMVYCGGDLLGELLGRQSFSVKDPSPLYDMLRKNLVTLASATTDAAQTLALAQDHSMDIPSQDQLKQSAEESSSSRKRMEEGNIPTLPTSQHKCRNSREDEDFIKNLTQDETSKLDLGFEEWDVAGLPWWFLGNLRSNYTPRSNGSTDLQTNQDIGTAIVSDTTDDLWFLNESVSEQFGVGIKVEAADTEQTSEEVGKVRDKKVVEVGKNDDLEDSKSLSDDTDVEVTSEDEWQCTECKKFNSPSKRYCFRCWALRKDWYSDCSKLTHSLSTSDITAIPEKKENEGIDVPDCRRTISAPVVRPKDVYTKEEKNPKLFDPCSSVEFLDLAHSSESQETISSMGEQSDNLFEQRTDTENMEDCQNLLKPCSLCEKRPRDGNIIHGRTGHLVTCFHCARRLKKAGASCPICKKEIQLVIKVFIA from the exons ATGACATCATTTTCCACCTCTGCCCAGTGTTCAACTTCTGACAGTGCTTGCAGGATCTCTCCAGAACAAACCAATCAG GTACGACCAAAACAGCCACTTTTGAAGATTTTGCAGGCAGCAGGTGCACAAGGTGAAATGTTCACTGTTAAAGAG GTCATGCACTACCTAGGCCAGTACATAATGGTGAAGCAGCTTTATGATCAGCAGGAGCAGCATATGGTGTATTGTGGTGGAGACCTTTTGGGGGAACTACTAGGACGTCAGAGCTTCTCCGTGAAAGATCCAAG CCCTCTCTatgatatgctaagaaagaatCTTGTCACTTTAGCCTCTGCTACTACAG ATGCCGCTCAGACTCTCGCTCTCGCACAGGATCACAGTATGGATATTCCAAGTCAAGACCAACTGAAG caaagtGCAGAAGAAAGTTCCAGTTccaggaaaagaatggaagaaggcAATATTCCTACACTGCCTACCTCACAACATAAATGCAGAAATTCTAGAGAAG ATGAAGACTTCATAAAAAACTTAACGCAAGATGAGACATCTAAGCTGGACCTTGGGTTTGAGGAGTGGGATGTAGCTGGGCTGCCTTGGTGGTTTTTAGGAAACCTGAGGAGCAACTATACACCTAGAAGTAATGGCTCGACTGATTTACAGACAAATCAG gATATAGGTACTGCCATTGTTTCAGACACCACAGATGATTTGTGGTTTTTGAATGAGTCTGTATCAGAGCAATTTGGTGTGGGAATAAAAGTTGAAGCTGCAGACACTGAACAAACAAGTGAAGAAGTAGGAAAAGTAAGAGACAAAAAG GTGGTTGAAGTGGGAAAAAATGATGACCTTGAGGACTCTAAGTCCCTAAGTGATGATACTGATGTAGAAGTTACCTCCGAG GATGAGTGGCAGTGTACTGAGTGCAAGAAATTTAACTCTCCAAGCAAGAGGTACTGTTTTCGTTGCTGGGCGTTGAGGAAGGATTGGTATTCGGATTGTTCTAAGTTAACCCATTCTCTCTCCACGTCTGATATCACTGCCATacctgaaaagaaggaaaatgaaggaattgaCGTCCCTGATTGCCGAAGAACCATATCAGCTCCAGTTGTTAGACCTAAAGATGTAtatacaaaggaagaaaaaaaccccaaacttttTGATCCCTGCAGCTCAGTGGAATTCTTGGATTTGGCCCACAGTTCGGAAAGCCAGGAAACCATATCAAGCATGGGAGAACAATCAGATAACCTTTTCGAACAGagaacagatacagaaaacatGGAGGATTGCCAGAATCTCTTGAAGCCATGTAGTCTGTGTGAGAAAAGACCACGAGATGGGAACATTATTCATGGGAGGACAGGGCATCTTGTCACTTGTTTTCACTGTGCCAGAAGATTGAAGAAGGCTGGGGCTTCATGCCCTATTTGCAAGAAAGAGATTCAGTTGGTTATTAAGGTTTTTATAGCATAG
- the MDM4 gene encoding protein Mdm4 isoform X6, which produces MTSFSTSAQCSTSDSACRISPEQTNQVRPKQPLLKILQAAGAQGEMFTVKEVMHYLGQYIMVKQLYDQQEQHMVYCGGDLLGELLGRQSFSVKDPSPLYDMLRKNLVTLASATTAKCRRKFQFQEKNGRRQYSYTAYLTT; this is translated from the exons ATGACATCATTTTCCACCTCTGCCCAGTGTTCAACTTCTGACAGTGCTTGCAGGATCTCTCCAGAACAAACCAATCAG GTACGACCAAAACAGCCACTTTTGAAGATTTTGCAGGCAGCAGGTGCACAAGGTGAAATGTTCACTGTTAAAGAG GTCATGCACTACCTAGGCCAGTACATAATGGTGAAGCAGCTTTATGATCAGCAGGAGCAGCATATGGTGTATTGTGGTGGAGACCTTTTGGGGGAACTACTAGGACGTCAGAGCTTCTCCGTGAAAGATCCAAG CCCTCTCTatgatatgctaagaaagaatCTTGTCACTTTAGCCTCTGCTACTACAG caaagtGCAGAAGAAAGTTCCAGTTccaggaaaagaatggaagaaggcAATATTCCTACACTGCCTACCTCACAACATAA